In Solanum pennellii chromosome 7, SPENNV200, the following are encoded in one genomic region:
- the LOC107024536 gene encoding syntaxin-31 — MASSGAWTYRDRTSEFASLSKTLKKIAGTTGSDHESQQNSASSTTKLLPIPDRSEFNKKASRIGLTIHQTFQKIDRLAKLAKRSSIFDDPSKEIQELTTFIKNDITSLNVGVSDLQALQDMDVADGTHSKDTIVHCTAICDDLKTRLMVATKSFQEALTIRTKNMKAHEDRKQIFSTNLSRENPLKQPPKTIAEPPPWSTSQSLTAIDAQGSNQLRRRLASDNPPSNELEMSMLQDQVPRQESYSQSRATALQNVESTISELGGIFTHLATMVAQQGELAIRIDDNVDESLTNVEGAQGALLKYLNRISSNRYLMIKIFVVVILFLCVFIFFLA, encoded by the coding sequence ATGGCTTCTTCCGGAGCTTGGACGTATCGAGATCGAACTTCCGAGTTCGCGTCTTTGTCCAAAACATTGAAGAAAATCGCAGGAACTACCGGATCAGATCATGAATCACAGCAGAATTCTGCCTCTTCTACCACAAAGCTACTACCAATTCCAGATCGATCTGAATTCAACAAGAAGGCTTCGAGAATCGGATTGACAATCCATCAAACCTTTCAGAAAATCGATAGGCTAGCTAAATTGGCAAAACGATCATCAATTTTCGACGATCCAAGCAAGGAAATTCAGGAATTGACaactttcataaaaaatgatatCACATCACTCAATGTTGGAGTTTCTGATTTACAAGCCCTTCAAGACATGGATGTAGCTGATGGAACTCATTCGAAAGATACAATTGTTCATTGTACTGCGATTTGTGATGATCTGAAGACGAGACTTATGGTAGCTACAAAATCATTCCAAGAGGCACTTACAATAAGAACGAAGAATATGAAAGCTCACGAAGATCGAAAACAGATATTCTCTACAAATCTCTCTAGAGAAAATCCTTTGAAACAACCTCCAAAGACTATAGCAGAGCCACCTCCTTGGTCAACTTCTCAATCATTAACGGCAATAGATGCTCAGGGAAGCAACCAATTAAGACGGAGATTGGCTTCAGACAATCCTCCGTCTAACGAATTGGAAATGTCAATGTTACAAGATCAGGTTCCGAGACAAGAAAGTTACTCTCAGAGTAGAGCAACTGCTCTTCAAAATGTTGAATCGACTATTTCAGAATTGGGCGGAATATTCACACATCTAGCTACGATGGTTGCACAACAAGGTGAGCTTGCTATAAGAATCGACGATAACGTTGATGAGTCATTGACAAATGTTGAAGGTGCACAAGGTGCTTTGCTAAAGTACTTGAATCGAATATCATCAAACAGGTACCTCATGatcaaaatttttgttgttgtgatCCTTTTTCTctgtgtatttatattttttctggCGTGA